From one Polynucleobacter sp. UK-FUSCHL-C3 genomic stretch:
- a CDS encoding M48 family metallopeptidase: MNIFYRPCFIQSFVTVLASACLLVACANTSRPGVVGVERSQFMMISASQIDRISASSFEQQAKAAQKKNILITSGPQYERLKTIANRLIPQTAVFRDDTHSWNWGLQLIDSPMVNATCAPGGRITFYTGIINKLNLTDDEIAAIMGHEIAHAVREHGREQVSQALAQNVITNVALATAGAGSAQSIDAANQIMQYVLVLPNSRQNEKEADAIGLEIAARGGYDPRAAITLWEKMSKESKGKNPPEFLSTHPSNENRIKELSALMPRVMPLYEAAKKP, from the coding sequence ATGAACATCTTCTACCGGCCCTGCTTTATTCAGTCCTTTGTGACTGTGTTGGCATCTGCTTGCTTGTTGGTGGCGTGTGCTAATACGAGTCGTCCTGGTGTGGTCGGTGTTGAGCGTTCTCAGTTCATGATGATCTCAGCCTCTCAAATCGATCGCATCTCAGCGAGTAGTTTTGAGCAGCAGGCTAAGGCTGCCCAAAAGAAGAACATTTTGATTACAAGTGGTCCTCAGTATGAGCGCCTCAAGACCATCGCTAATCGTTTGATACCGCAGACCGCTGTCTTTAGAGATGACACCCATTCTTGGAATTGGGGCTTGCAGTTAATTGACTCTCCCATGGTTAATGCGACCTGTGCTCCTGGTGGGCGTATTACGTTTTATACCGGCATTATTAATAAGCTCAACCTTACCGATGATGAGATTGCTGCCATCATGGGTCATGAGATTGCGCATGCGGTACGTGAGCATGGCCGCGAGCAAGTCTCGCAAGCACTGGCTCAGAATGTTATTACTAATGTTGCCTTAGCTACCGCAGGGGCCGGCTCTGCTCAATCGATTGATGCGGCTAATCAGATCATGCAATATGTTTTGGTCTTGCCTAACTCGCGTCAGAATGAGAAAGAGGCGGATGCGATTGGTTTAGAGATTGCTGCGCGCGGCGGCTACGACCCCAGGGCTGCAATTACCTTGTGGGAGAAGATGAGTAAAGAAAGTAAAGGTAAGAACCCTCCTGAGTTTTTATCGACTCATCCCTCCAATGAGAATCGCATCAAAGAGCTCTCAGCTCTCATGCCGCGGGTCATGCCTTTGTATGAGGCAGCTAAGAAGCCTTAA
- a CDS encoding TRAP transporter small permease subunit, with the protein MSPLVNRIERITTNIGIIAALTLVPLILTTTYEVLARYLFDAPTIWAYEVGYMLTGTHFLLGMAYTLQQGQFIRIDIFSQDMSEKTRAFIDLCAYSVILPLMMWLTYGLTAYLISGFIKNERTGQSAMNMVVWPFRVVFLIAFTLLALQVYAEIIKSLEKYKAAKA; encoded by the coding sequence ATGAGCCCACTTGTTAATCGGATTGAACGAATAACAACGAATATAGGAATTATTGCTGCATTGACACTCGTGCCATTAATTCTAACTACGACCTACGAGGTACTCGCGCGCTATCTTTTTGATGCGCCCACGATTTGGGCCTATGAAGTAGGTTACATGCTCACTGGAACCCATTTTTTATTAGGGATGGCCTACACGCTCCAACAAGGGCAATTTATTCGGATTGATATTTTTAGTCAGGATATGAGTGAGAAGACTAGAGCATTCATTGATCTTTGTGCTTACTCCGTGATTTTGCCATTAATGATGTGGCTAACGTATGGATTAACTGCCTATTTAATTTCTGGATTCATTAAAAATGAACGTACCGGTCAATCGGCAATGAATATGGTAGTTTGGCCATTTCGAGTTGTCTTCTTGATCGCATTTACATTACTGGCCTTACAAGTCTATGCCGAAATTATTAAATCACTCGAAAAATATAAGGCTGCCAAAGCATGA
- the dctP gene encoding TRAP transporter substrate-binding protein DctP encodes MKKREFLKTGGAVAAAMSFPLTVQAQGATYNWKMATGWGGGPLTDIGTKAFADKLEQFSGGRFKIQIFPGGALGNALKVPETVKNGIADLGHTWIGWDWGKDPTTVLFGGYAGSFDSERMLHWLYSAGGIDMQRKYRDQTDEIISMPLFIRTAEAFLHSRKAVRTLNDLKGLKIRTAGAWLEMSKELGAAPVTTPAADIYPMLERGAIDAVEWGTLYENIPMGFHKVAKFVIYPGIHQPCAPFELVINKGVWSKLSEADKKLIEMVAKLTTLESWLTVGQEDAKALDFYRKAGNTIIELSPELQYAARKMGLEWATKTAKENKYPFFASVFESQQQLDKLWEGASGWRTVKTRTVSAAPPPAKK; translated from the coding sequence ATGAAGAAGCGCGAATTTTTAAAAACGGGTGGGGCTGTTGCCGCTGCAATGTCATTTCCATTGACAGTACAAGCGCAAGGAGCTACCTACAACTGGAAAATGGCTACTGGTTGGGGTGGTGGGCCGCTTACAGATATTGGAACAAAAGCATTTGCCGATAAATTAGAGCAGTTCAGTGGCGGGCGCTTCAAAATACAAATCTTTCCGGGCGGTGCACTGGGTAACGCATTGAAAGTTCCAGAGACTGTTAAAAATGGTATCGCTGACCTTGGACATACCTGGATAGGTTGGGATTGGGGTAAAGATCCAACAACTGTTTTATTTGGAGGTTACGCTGGCTCATTTGACTCTGAGCGGATGTTGCATTGGTTGTATTCTGCTGGCGGCATAGATATGCAAAGAAAATACCGTGACCAAACCGATGAAATTATTTCCATGCCTTTATTCATTCGGACTGCAGAGGCATTTTTACATTCCCGCAAAGCTGTTCGAACCTTAAACGACCTGAAGGGATTAAAAATACGAACTGCTGGAGCATGGCTTGAGATGTCAAAAGAGTTAGGCGCTGCACCAGTAACAACACCTGCTGCCGATATTTATCCCATGCTTGAGCGTGGTGCAATTGATGCTGTGGAGTGGGGTACGCTTTATGAAAATATTCCCATGGGCTTTCACAAAGTGGCTAAGTTTGTGATCTACCCTGGAATTCATCAACCCTGTGCGCCATTTGAGTTGGTGATCAATAAGGGTGTCTGGTCTAAGTTATCCGAAGCAGACAAGAAGTTGATCGAAATGGTTGCTAAATTAACAACCCTTGAAAGTTGGCTAACCGTTGGTCAGGAAGATGCCAAAGCTCTTGATTTCTATCGGAAAGCGGGCAATACCATTATTGAATTGTCTCCAGAACTTCAATATGCAGCCCGCAAAATGGGATTGGAATGGGCCACTAAGACCGCCAAAGAAAATAAGTATCCATTCTTTGCATCGGTCTTTGAAAGCCAACAGCAACTCGATAAGTTGTGGGAAGGTGCTTCCGGTTGGAGAACCGTGAAGACGAGAACAGTTAGCGCTGCTCCGCCACCTGCTAAGAAGTAG
- a CDS encoding phytanoyl-CoA dioxygenase family protein — translation MTPEQILKIPARVLSQQQREDYFTNGYILLERFIGDEWLKKLRDATNELVEESKNVTKSDTIFDLEPDHTPSQPRLRRVSNPTEHHPIFWEYVSKSPMLDAVADLVGPDVKFHHSKLNFKWQKGGEEVKWHYDISFWPHTNYSPLTIGTYLYDCGMDQGPLGVIPKSHLLEPMLSQYDDHGKWVGCLSDDDVRKIHIEKAVYLTGPAGSLTLHNCRTVHGSPANQSDQGRPLLLYTLTSADAFPYTVNPLKPKHDQVILSGKRAQFAHHDPVPCLIPPDWSGGYSSIFSLQQKEDAANTMM, via the coding sequence ATGACCCCAGAGCAAATACTCAAGATCCCTGCGCGTGTTTTAAGTCAACAGCAGCGTGAGGATTACTTCACGAACGGATATATTCTGCTCGAGCGATTTATTGGTGATGAGTGGTTAAAGAAGTTACGCGATGCGACCAATGAACTGGTTGAGGAGAGTAAAAATGTCACTAAATCCGATACTATTTTTGACCTAGAACCTGATCACACCCCCTCACAGCCTCGTTTACGCAGAGTTTCAAACCCCACCGAGCATCATCCTATATTTTGGGAGTATGTGAGTAAGTCACCAATGCTCGATGCCGTTGCTGACTTAGTGGGGCCCGATGTTAAGTTTCATCACTCCAAATTGAACTTTAAGTGGCAAAAGGGCGGGGAAGAAGTCAAATGGCATTACGACATTTCTTTTTGGCCCCATACCAATTACTCCCCATTAACCATTGGTACCTATTTATATGATTGCGGTATGGATCAGGGGCCACTGGGGGTCATTCCGAAAAGCCATTTGCTAGAACCGATGTTGAGTCAATACGATGATCACGGAAAGTGGGTCGGTTGTCTATCAGATGACGATGTTAGAAAAATACATATCGAGAAAGCTGTTTACCTAACAGGACCAGCCGGATCACTGACACTCCATAATTGCCGCACGGTACATGGCTCCCCAGCCAATCAGTCCGACCAAGGTCGACCACTCTTGCTATACACCTTAACCTCGGCCGATGCATTTCCATATACTGTGAACCCACTTAAACCCAAACATGATCAGGTCATACTCAGCGGTAAACGCGCGCAATTTGCGCATCATGATCCGGTGCCGTGCCTAATCCCACCTGATTGGTCAGGCGGATATTCCTCCATCTTCTCCTTGCAGCAAAAAGAGGATGCAGCAAATACCATGATGTAA
- a CDS encoding TRAP transporter large permease subunit, with protein MIDIIPFFMLPVAFVLMFLGVQVAFSMMITAVLFGLHIFGDRVIFQFIEKIEDISSNFVFAAIPLFVFMGAILEKSGIADKLFEAIHIWTRRLPGGLALATVIMCIIFAASSGVIGATESVVGLLTIPIMLRYKYDKAMISGTICAGGSLGTIIPPSVVAVVIGPLANVSVGDLLYGMVFPGLIMAALYLVYIFTLCLIKPEFGPRIPPEPGDPSFTEKIWISTKNLVPPLLMIVAVLGSILFGLASPTEAAAIGAISSVLLTVLYKNFTWKGLYDALLKTVLITAMIMAVLLAGSLFTGVFIGGGGINTANTLINQMQLSPWILLGLMMLIIFIAGFFLDWISIVLIFVPLFTPLITAAGFDPVWFCILFLIMIQTSYLTPPMAPAIFYLRAVAPPEITIKHMYRGVVPFITLQCLTLVIVILFPTLVTYLPSVMLNFR; from the coding sequence ATGATCGATATTATTCCTTTTTTCATGCTACCCGTAGCATTCGTGCTCATGTTTTTGGGCGTTCAAGTTGCTTTTTCCATGATGATTACAGCCGTACTCTTTGGGCTACATATATTTGGCGATCGCGTTATTTTTCAGTTCATCGAAAAAATTGAGGACATCTCTTCCAACTTTGTCTTTGCAGCCATTCCACTGTTTGTATTTATGGGAGCTATCCTCGAGAAATCCGGAATTGCTGATAAATTATTTGAAGCTATTCACATTTGGACACGCCGACTACCGGGTGGCTTAGCCCTAGCGACCGTCATTATGTGCATTATCTTTGCAGCATCGAGTGGTGTGATCGGCGCTACGGAGTCTGTGGTTGGATTATTAACCATCCCCATCATGCTGCGCTATAAATACGATAAGGCCATGATATCGGGCACGATTTGTGCAGGCGGTTCATTGGGAACCATTATTCCCCCCTCTGTCGTAGCCGTTGTGATCGGCCCACTGGCAAACGTCTCGGTTGGCGATTTGCTGTATGGGATGGTATTTCCCGGTCTCATTATGGCCGCCTTGTACTTGGTATACATCTTCACTTTATGTCTAATCAAGCCAGAGTTCGGGCCACGCATTCCACCAGAACCAGGTGACCCGAGTTTTACAGAGAAGATTTGGATTTCCACAAAAAATCTTGTGCCACCGTTATTAATGATTGTGGCGGTTTTGGGTTCCATCCTATTTGGTTTAGCGTCTCCCACAGAAGCTGCGGCCATTGGTGCCATTTCTTCCGTATTACTGACTGTTCTTTACAAAAACTTTACCTGGAAAGGTTTGTACGACGCACTACTGAAAACGGTATTGATCACTGCCATGATCATGGCAGTTTTACTAGCCGGCTCTTTGTTTACAGGAGTCTTTATCGGCGGCGGCGGAATTAATACGGCAAATACATTAATCAATCAAATGCAACTCAGTCCTTGGATCTTATTAGGCTTAATGATGCTGATCATCTTTATTGCCGGGTTCTTCTTGGATTGGATCTCAATTGTCCTCATCTTTGTTCCGCTATTTACGCCCTTAATCACAGCCGCAGGGTTTGATCCAGTTTGGTTCTGTATTTTGTTCTTGATCATGATTCAAACATCCTACCTGACCCCACCAATGGCGCCGGCGATCTTCTATTTAAGAGCAGTTGCGCCACCAGAGATCACCATTAAACACATGTATCGCGGTGTGGTGCCATTTATTACTCTGCAATGCTTAACTTTGGTGATCGTGATTCTTTTCCCAACCTTGGTGACCTATTTGCCAAGCGTTATGTTGAACTTCCGTTAA
- the panB gene encoding 3-methyl-2-oxobutanoate hydroxymethyltransferase: MNTSAATAPEKKKRNLQDILESKKTGEKMVYMSVPDYTSAKWAEAAGVDVAVVGDSLAMIAHGHSNTIPATMDMMVMHATSIRRGAPNTFVLGCMPYQSYNTVDRALQNATRFMQEAGSDAVKPQGGKSQAHILKALVDAGIPTASHIGMTPHTVAVFGGFRIQGRTADAAMKILEDAFAIQDAGCFMLEFEAVPAKIATVISKQLEIPTIGIGAGVGTDGQILLCHDLLGVFSDFKPKFTKRYANLTEVAVKGIKEYISEVKSGSFPDDDHSYSVDEKEYEKFLGMVQKRKHI; the protein is encoded by the coding sequence TTGAATACAAGTGCCGCAACAGCGCCCGAGAAAAAGAAACGTAATCTTCAAGACATCCTCGAGTCTAAGAAGACCGGCGAGAAAATGGTCTATATGTCTGTACCAGACTACACATCGGCAAAATGGGCAGAAGCTGCTGGGGTAGACGTTGCAGTAGTGGGAGATAGCTTGGCAATGATTGCCCATGGCCATAGTAATACGATTCCGGCCACGATGGATATGATGGTAATGCATGCCACGTCGATTCGTCGCGGCGCCCCCAATACCTTTGTCTTAGGGTGTATGCCGTATCAAAGTTACAACACGGTTGATCGTGCCTTACAGAATGCAACGCGCTTTATGCAAGAGGCAGGATCGGATGCAGTTAAACCACAGGGCGGTAAATCACAGGCACATATCTTGAAGGCATTGGTCGACGCAGGCATACCAACAGCATCCCATATTGGTATGACACCACACACCGTTGCAGTCTTTGGTGGCTTTCGTATTCAAGGAAGAACAGCGGATGCCGCTATGAAAATCCTCGAGGATGCTTTTGCCATTCAGGATGCCGGTTGCTTCATGTTGGAGTTTGAAGCAGTGCCTGCAAAAATAGCAACGGTTATCTCTAAGCAACTTGAGATTCCGACTATCGGAATTGGAGCAGGGGTGGGTACCGATGGCCAAATCCTTCTATGCCATGATCTCTTGGGAGTCTTCTCTGATTTCAAACCCAAGTTCACAAAACGCTATGCGAACTTAACAGAGGTAGCTGTTAAAGGCATCAAGGAATACATCTCGGAAGTGAAATCTGGATCATTTCCAGATGATGATCACAGCTATTCTGTGGATGAGAAAGAGTATGAGAAGTTCTTAGGAATGGTTCAAAAGCGAAAACATATATAA